One part of the Vitis riparia cultivar Riparia Gloire de Montpellier isolate 1030 chromosome 6, EGFV_Vit.rip_1.0, whole genome shotgun sequence genome encodes these proteins:
- the LOC117917029 gene encoding light-inducible protein CPRF2-like has translation MDGINKKDHFGLPRPPPPPPPRSRVDPSTQVLPPISSQHGRQHQLTVHSGGGNRPLPEGLNRSIIPHYQSQHPQNHPISAGGGTEVSSRTEPVTVPDATRGPQPDPNLDDRRLRRLLSNRISAQRSRLRRTNYINEMETQVKEFEAQIAQLSPEVVLIQRKKKLLQMDNELMKQKETKLQEHINLKNAETDAHQTELYHLRQLFELQQQQKQGWMAAWASGQEDYIANQGMYYQPWAEQQFAHPNMRQPSGSEKMENLGISMTKVDQIVASEAYQPGQERVADPGKYQPGGVE, from the exons ATGGATGGAATTAACAAAAAGGATCACTTCGGACTTCCGCGACCGCCACCTCCACCGCCCCCAAGGTCGAGGGTGGATCCATCAACCCAAGTGTTGCCCCCTATTTCATCCCAACATGGAAGGCAACACCAGCTGACAGTCCATAGCGGGGGTGGCAACAGACCACTTCCAGAAGGATTGAACCGCAGCATCATTCCCCATTATCAATCTCAACACCCTCAAAATCATCCAATCTCTGCCGGTGGTGGTACGGAAGTCTCTTCCAGAACTGAACCTGTGACTGTGCCTGATGCCACCAGGGGTCCTCAACCAGACCCTAACTTGGACGACAGGAGACTCAGACG GCTTCTTTCAAACCGAATTTCCGCCCAGAGATCTAGACTGAGAAGGACCAACTACATTAATGAAATGGAAACCCAGGTGAAAGAATTTGAG GCTCAAATAGCGCAACTCTCTCCAGAAGTGGTATTGATCCAGCGTAAGAAAAAGCTATTGCAAATGGATAATGAGCTCATGAAACAAAAGGAGACAAAGCTGCAAGAACATATAAATCTCAAAAATG CCGAAACCGATGCTCACCAAACAGAATTATATCACCTCAGGCAACTCTTTGAACTGCAACAACAGCAAAAACAGGGATGGATGGCCGCTTGGGCATCTGGGCAGGAGGATTATATCGCAAATCAAGGCATGTATTATCAACCTTGGGCAGAGCAGCAGTTTGCTCATCCCAACATGCGCCAACCATCTGGGTCTGAGAAGATGGAGAATTTGGGAATATCCATGACTAAGGTCGATCAGATAGTGGCTTCTGAGGCATATCAACCTGGGCAGGAACGGGTGGCAGATCCAGGAAAATATCAGCCTGGTGGGGTAGAGTAG